Proteins from a single region of Candidatus Micrarchaeum acidiphilum ARMAN-2:
- a CDS encoding tRNA adenylyltransferase → MKSKSVRSRKQSGYQRLNGVLKGILEEIRPTAEEIAALNEYSNELMGRLRKVVPRNVEIILAGSVARGTQIRGTSDIDIFMLFPKGIAEREMERKAIELAKKVVHRSHGESFVINYAEHPYLKLISEKFGVKADIVPAFKIRDSSEMATAVDRTQLHNQFVMASLSETQKDHVRLLKYILREHNIYGAEARVRGFSGYLCELLVHTFGDITKTLEFFASVKRPCLVEPLSRGVSTAESAKEASQHFKSNFVVIDPTDPDRNVAASVSEESLFRASMVSYRIIKEQSLKAISRYGFSDDDSYRRLESIEKATGLKIYTLKIRLPKISDDTLWPQIVKLSGQMVHFLESYSFKPVITLQEMDGGDGVIAFFMDRQSSSIELVRGPPGFMHEDAVVFYKKHVNKDMDNVSFDGERIFALEEARYKTPEEAIRAALNSKSFRFPSYLKKKSTVLYSKEIPEGCAKLVYRAYIRKMTI, encoded by the coding sequence ATGAAATCCAAATCTGTAAGATCCAGAAAGCAATCAGGGTATCAGAGGCTAAATGGCGTATTAAAGGGCATACTCGAAGAGATACGACCAACAGCGGAAGAAATTGCAGCACTCAACGAATATTCAAACGAACTAATGGGTAGGCTTAGAAAGGTTGTCCCTCGCAATGTCGAGATAATACTAGCTGGATCTGTTGCAAGGGGCACGCAAATCCGCGGCACTTCCGACATAGACATATTCATGCTGTTCCCAAAAGGCATTGCAGAAAGGGAGATGGAAAGAAAGGCCATAGAGCTGGCAAAGAAGGTCGTGCACCGCAGCCATGGCGAATCCTTTGTGATAAACTACGCCGAGCATCCTTACCTGAAGCTCATCTCGGAGAAGTTCGGGGTAAAGGCCGACATAGTTCCTGCCTTCAAAATAAGAGATTCATCAGAAATGGCAACAGCTGTTGACCGCACGCAGCTCCACAACCAGTTCGTAATGGCCAGCCTGAGCGAGACGCAGAAGGACCATGTCCGCCTACTGAAGTACATATTACGAGAGCACAACATATACGGCGCAGAGGCGCGTGTCAGAGGATTTTCAGGCTACCTGTGCGAGCTACTGGTGCACACGTTCGGCGACATAACAAAGACGCTTGAGTTTTTTGCTTCAGTGAAAAGGCCCTGTCTGGTGGAGCCCTTGTCAAGGGGCGTGTCAACCGCGGAGTCCGCAAAGGAGGCAAGCCAACATTTCAAAAGCAATTTTGTAGTTATTGATCCTACTGATCCCGACAGGAACGTGGCTGCCAGCGTGTCCGAAGAGTCGCTGTTTCGCGCATCTATGGTTTCATACAGGATCATAAAAGAACAGTCGCTCAAAGCCATAAGCAGGTACGGTTTCTCCGATGACGATTCGTACAGGAGGCTTGAATCCATCGAAAAAGCCACCGGGCTGAAAATATACACGCTGAAGATTCGCCTGCCAAAAATATCTGATGATACGCTGTGGCCGCAGATAGTGAAACTATCGGGCCAGATGGTCCATTTTCTTGAGTCATATTCGTTCAAGCCGGTAATAACCCTGCAGGAGATGGACGGAGGGGACGGCGTAATCGCGTTCTTCATGGACCGGCAAAGCTCATCTATAGAACTAGTCCGTGGTCCGCCAGGCTTCATGCACGAAGATGCCGTAGTATTCTACAAGAAGCACGTAAACAAGGACATGGACAACGTATCTTTCGACGGCGAGAGGATTTTCGCATTGGAGGAGGCAAGATACAAAACGCCTGAAGAGGCGATAAGGGCCGCGCTGAATTCAAAGTCATTCAGGTTTCCCTCGTACCTAAAGAAAAAATCCACCGTGCTGTATAGCAAAGAAATACCGGAAGGATGCGCAAAGCTGGTCTATCGCGCCTACATCCGGAAAATGACAATATAG
- a CDS encoding tRNA (guanine-N(2)-)-methyltransferase has product MYSEASARIAMHSRSFMNPEARFSRDFSVAMVSYYTKELQHPNARLLDSTAATGIRAIRYCKEAGIRRATCLEINRSAFRDLSANVAHNRLKSRIEPINMSIQEFANTTRAKFDVIDLDPFGSPVPNINDLLKITSDGALMMVTATDTAVLCGAQERACRKIYDSRPIHNKLCYESGARILLGYIARQAAQFNFGIGALAAFYNRHYIRAFVILSKGAKQASESIDQLGYVGYCTKCSNVKTAKGAYPKSLNCGYCGSEMQFYGRLWLGSIKSDAAAGYASRYFEQSGYPGAELRIAEAIKSEIATPFYYHIPSITKLMKARSVGVDEIMQRLSAAGYESSKTHFESSSIKSTAGIHEVRDAIENALKHKN; this is encoded by the coding sequence ATGTACTCGGAGGCTTCTGCCAGGATAGCGATGCATTCAAGGTCCTTCATGAACCCGGAGGCAAGGTTTTCCAGGGACTTCAGCGTTGCCATGGTGAGCTACTACACAAAGGAGCTGCAGCACCCTAATGCAAGGCTCCTGGATTCCACGGCAGCCACCGGCATAAGGGCGATACGCTACTGCAAAGAGGCAGGCATAAGAAGGGCAACATGCCTTGAAATAAACCGCAGCGCATTCAGGGACCTAAGTGCGAACGTAGCGCACAACAGGCTCAAGTCCCGCATAGAGCCGATAAACATGAGCATACAGGAGTTTGCCAACACAACGAGGGCAAAGTTTGATGTAATAGACTTGGACCCGTTCGGCAGTCCTGTGCCCAACATAAACGATCTGCTCAAGATTACTTCTGACGGGGCCCTGATGATGGTAACCGCAACCGACACCGCCGTGCTTTGCGGCGCACAGGAGCGCGCATGCCGTAAGATCTATGATTCAAGGCCAATACACAACAAGCTGTGCTACGAAAGCGGAGCCAGGATACTGCTCGGCTACATTGCAAGGCAGGCCGCGCAGTTCAACTTCGGCATAGGAGCGCTTGCCGCCTTTTACAACCGCCACTATATCCGCGCATTTGTCATATTGTCCAAGGGTGCCAAGCAGGCATCTGAGTCAATCGACCAGCTAGGCTATGTAGGATACTGCACCAAATGCAGCAACGTGAAGACTGCGAAGGGCGCGTACCCGAAGAGCCTGAACTGCGGCTACTGCGGCAGCGAGATGCAATTCTACGGCAGGCTTTGGCTCGGCAGCATAAAATCCGACGCAGCTGCGGGGTACGCTTCGCGCTACTTCGAGCAAAGCGGCTATCCGGGTGCGGAACTGCGCATAGCCGAGGCAATCAAGAGCGAAATTGCGACTCCGTTCTATTACCATATACCTTCAATAACAAAATTGATGAAGGCAAGGTCTGTCGGCGTCGATGAAATAATGCAAAGGCTTTCGGCTGCAGGCTACGAATCCTCAAAGACGCACTTCGAGAGCAGCAGCATAAAGTCCACGGCAGGGATACACGAGGTCCGGGATGCGATAGAGAATGCGCTGAAGCATAAAAATTAA